A genome region from Natranaeroarchaeum sulfidigenes includes the following:
- a CDS encoding ribbon-helix-helix domain-containing protein: MPKISVEIPQELLEDLDDHVGDEGKYVNRSDAIRASIRKNLDILDEIDARHGRLESEN, from the coding sequence ATGCCAAAGATCAGCGTCGAGATTCCACAGGAACTGCTCGAAGATCTCGATGACCACGTCGGTGATGAGGGAAAGTACGTCAACCGCAGCGACGCGATCCGCGCGTCGATCAGAAAGAACCTGGATATCCTGGACGAGATCGACGCTCGCCACGGTCGCCTCGAATCTGAGAACTGA